A section of the Humulus lupulus chromosome 2, drHumLupu1.1, whole genome shotgun sequence genome encodes:
- the LOC133817885 gene encoding protein CHLORORESPIRATORY REDUCTION 7, chloroplastic — protein sequence MEKLLDKQLFNNGVLWFNSSEATKYHIQTSPFHLRLAGVESPSYIHTKMPKMAIQCRTSVKVHAVRRRRVYESTETYVLLEPGEDEKFVSEDELRIKLKDWLEKWPGQSLPQDLARFDSIDDAVSYLVTSVCELEIQGDVGSVQWYEVRLE from the exons ATGGAGAAACTTTTGGACAAACAATTATTCAACAATGGAGTTCTGTGGTTCAACT CCAGTGAAGCAACAAAATACCATATTCAAACGTCACCGTTTCACTTGAGATTAGCAGGGGTAGAGAGCCCCAGTTATATCCATACCAAAATGCCTAAAATGGCCATCCAATGCAGAACTTCAGTTAAG GTTCATGCAGTGAGAAGGAGAAGGGTGTATGAAAGCACAGAAACTTATGTACTGTTGGAACCAGGAGAGGATGAGAAGTTTGTGTCTGAAGATGAATTGAGGATAAAGCTAAAGGATTGGCTGGAAAAATGGCCAGGCCAGTCTCTTCCTCAGGACCTTGCTAGATTTGACAGCATTGATGATGCTGTTTCTTACTTGGTGACCTCTGTCTGCGAACTTGAAATCCAAGGGGATGTTGGTTCAGTCCAATGGTATGAAGTTCGTTTGGAATAA
- the LOC133817886 gene encoding uncharacterized protein LOC133817886, producing MENRVETSVDSPSVPEKIVSKPNTPTPVLGQTDQNTHSPSSGIDLRKPTTPDRLNVPKAFKYPERYRSPTDSMMSPVTKNLLARTRKGASLLPPSKSQHKIQDLRLQDVGLLQ from the exons ATGGAGAACAGGGTTGAAACGTCCGTTGATAGTCCAAGCGTACCTGAGAAAATAGTTTCCAAGCCAAACACACCAACCCCAGTTCTTGGCCAAACAGATCAAAATACTCACTCTCCGAGTTCTGGGATTGATTTGCGCAAGCCTACCACCCCAGATCGTCTTAACGTCCCCAAGGCATTTAAGTACCCAGAAAG GTATAGAAGCCCAACTGATTCGATGATGTCCCCTGTAACGAAAAACCTTCTTGCTAGAACCAGAAAGGGAGCATCACTTTTGCCACCAAGTAAAAGTCAACATAAG ATTCAGGATTTGCGTCTTCAAGATGTGGGTCTTCTGCAGTGA